A single Candidatus Zixiibacteriota bacterium DNA region contains:
- a CDS encoding beta-galactosidase — protein sequence MLSLLKNTVLIGKEEYRLNSAEIHYFRVSKKYWSVCFERIKKAGFKIISTPIPWNLHEISTGEFDFNGETDSRTDLAVFLELAREFGFKVILKIGPYIGAEWENGGYPDFVLKNQDLLAKDPQGNVVSISELKEFPKIALPSFGHPSFKNHYKRYINALNEVLKHYIYPKGPVIVIQLGRKTSLNFFADPFQLDYNSYIIQSRYPAFLKEKYKEIKKLKSAYQIKSKNYEEVQPPKYPEIKKPAELLRSLDWIDFKRGLISDYLLNLKEIITSSQVSPIFFTDIFWEDGLSSSSEWPSLQKENIFGGVEVDWFKDYAEYSWHLRSFAGSASFPWAIEFRNGAPALNPQEKKKYLPLGTQELKFMLVTSLAFGIKGFNHTMFVERSHWYGSPLAEEGTIQEGYELIKNFNLLQEKINLKTLENLSQISLLNYDPYLYLSQVKNQTLFPYLNSLVWKTHFGLGQSLRELKYDFAISSPEQAKKLEKCRVLLVPVAEFMDSKAQAFLLEEARNGKSLVLYGLLPRYDRDLKKCELLSRGLKIKTAQLSSVEKIQTSKEEFTSQIYGFIRSHSKNYQVIARAGRRIVGVRGKLGKGKVYLLTFDLSSSACREKAGFLESILQESGITRFVNSSDPDLEMIIQKNEKVTLLYLISPGVPFSPEKEGFKKNVILQIDCSKIGVKGKKIVLTELLDGQTIKTNSDELKKGILVELGKLESHIYLVEGAKGK from the coding sequence ATGCTTAGCCTTTTGAAAAATACAGTATTGATTGGTAAAGAGGAATATCGTTTGAATTCTGCGGAAATTCATTATTTCAGAGTGAGTAAGAAATACTGGTCAGTTTGCTTTGAAAGAATTAAAAAGGCAGGATTCAAAATCATCTCAACCCCGATCCCCTGGAACCTGCACGAGATCTCAACTGGGGAATTTGACTTTAACGGGGAAACTGATAGCCGGACGGATTTAGCGGTCTTCCTGGAGCTGGCAAGGGAGTTCGGCTTTAAAGTCATATTAAAGATTGGGCCTTACATAGGAGCAGAATGGGAAAATGGCGGCTACCCTGACTTTGTACTGAAGAATCAAGATCTCTTAGCAAAAGACCCTCAAGGGAATGTAGTGTCTATATCTGAACTGAAGGAATTTCCAAAGATAGCTTTACCTTCTTTTGGTCATCCTTCCTTTAAGAATCATTACAAAAGATATATTAACGCCCTGAATGAAGTATTAAAACATTACATCTATCCAAAGGGACCGGTGATCGTGATCCAGTTAGGAAGAAAGACCAGTTTGAACTTTTTCGCTGATCCCTTTCAGCTTGATTATAACTCCTATATAATCCAATCCCGTTATCCGGCTTTTCTAAAAGAAAAATACAAAGAGATAAAAAAACTTAAATCCGCTTATCAAATTAAATCAAAAAACTATGAAGAGGTTCAACCTCCAAAATATCCGGAAATAAAAAAACCTGCGGAGCTATTAAGATCTCTGGACTGGATTGATTTCAAAAGAGGCTTGATTTCGGATTACCTTCTGAATCTAAAAGAAATAATAACCTCTTCCCAGGTATCTCCCATCTTCTTCACTGATATTTTCTGGGAAGATGGCTTATCCTCGTCTTCAGAATGGCCCTCCCTGCAGAAAGAAAACATTTTTGGAGGGGTGGAGGTAGACTGGTTTAAGGATTATGCTGAATACTCCTGGCACCTCAGATCCTTTGCGGGTTCAGCTTCATTCCCCTGGGCGATCGAATTCAGAAACGGAGCACCTGCCTTGAATCCCCAGGAGAAAAAGAAATATCTTCCGCTCGGCACACAGGAATTGAAATTCATGCTGGTCACCTCATTAGCTTTCGGGATTAAAGGATTTAACCACACGATGTTCGTGGAAAGGAGCCACTGGTATGGCTCTCCATTGGCTGAAGAAGGGACGATTCAGGAAGGGTACGAGCTGATCAAGAACTTTAATCTACTCCAGGAAAAAATAAATTTAAAGACTCTGGAGAATCTGTCGCAGATAAGTCTCTTAAATTATGATCCTTATCTTTATTTGAGCCAGGTGAAAAATCAGACGCTTTTTCCTTATCTGAATTCTCTGGTCTGGAAAACTCACTTCGGTTTAGGGCAGAGTCTCAGAGAACTGAAGTATGATTTCGCAATTTCCAGTCCTGAACAGGCGAAAAAGCTGGAGAAGTGTAGGGTGCTTTTAGTGCCTGTGGCGGAGTTCATGGATTCGAAGGCTCAAGCTTTCCTCCTAGAGGAAGCAAGGAACGGTAAGAGTCTGGTTCTTTATGGTCTTTTGCCCAGATATGACCGGGACCTTAAAAAGTGTGAACTTTTATCTCGTGGTCTTAAGATCAAGACAGCTCAGCTCTCATCAGTGGAGAAAATCCAGACCTCGAAAGAAGAATTCACCTCACAGATCTACGGGTTTATCAGGTCCCATTCTAAGAATTATCAGGTTATAGCACGGGCAGGCAGGAGAATCGTTGGGGTCAGAGGAAAACTTGGAAAAGGGAAGGTTTACCTGTTAACTTTTGACCTTTCCTCTTCAGCCTGTCGCGAGAAGGCGGGATTCCTGGAGAGCATTCTGCAGGAGTCAGGGATTACAAGATTTGTGAATTCCTCAGACCCTGACCTGGAGATGATAATTCAGAAAAATGAGAAAGTGACCCTGCTCTATTTGATCAGCCCAGGGGTGCCTTTCTCCCCGGAGAAGGAGGGATTTAAGAAAAACGTAATCCTGCAGATAGATTGTAGTAAAATAGGGGTCAAGGGTAAAAAGATTGTCCTGACCGAGCTTTTAGACGGTCAGACAATCAAAACTAATTCTGATGAATTAAAAAAGGGGATTTTGGTAGAACTCGGAAAACTGGAGAGCCATATCTATTTAGTTGAAGGAGCTAAAGGGAAGTGA
- a CDS encoding trypsin-like peptidase domain-containing protein, translating into MRKIYIFITTLMLVLFQFSSAISADNQKVLNLFDDLQKVIISLSSRIQPSVLHIEVIKKSDSFKFKSLASGLVVDQNGYILTNEHVVDKAQSIRVTLPSKLEYPAEIIGVDKQTDLALIKIKSEEKLTVPRFGNSDKIEVGEWVIAVGNPFGFDRTVSFGIVSGKGRVIPFLPEESRLISDFIQTDAAVDPGSSGGPLVNLKGEVIGINSIGLGRGQGFTIPINTALEIKDKLLSSGIIERGWLGLSIQPLNRELAQYFGDESLKGILVSDVEPNSPAQEAGFLPGDIILEYQGEKVSAEKEEDLNRFSLLVSESPVGQNVSLRIKRKEELLDLRAKIALQPKVKPEEYETDLGFTVKEITDGIYRDYMLEDKEGVLVSFVEVGSPASQGELSEGDVIKKVEDMKISTLDDFKKSLEKVKGQKQILLAIKRGKNQRFILIQPGSKKE; encoded by the coding sequence ATGAGAAAAATCTACATTTTTATTACTACCCTGATGCTTGTTCTGTTCCAATTTTCTTCAGCGATTTCTGCAGACAATCAAAAAGTTTTAAATCTATTTGACGATCTGCAGAAGGTCATTATCTCACTTTCCAGTCGGATCCAGCCCTCGGTGCTCCATATAGAGGTTATCAAGAAATCTGACAGCTTTAAATTCAAATCCTTAGCCTCAGGCCTGGTGGTTGACCAGAACGGTTATATCCTGACCAACGAGCACGTGGTGGATAAAGCCCAGTCCATAAGGGTTACCCTGCCCAGCAAGTTAGAGTATCCGGCAGAGATAATAGGGGTGGATAAGCAGACTGACCTGGCTCTGATAAAAATAAAATCCGAGGAAAAACTTACTGTTCCCAGATTCGGGAATTCGGATAAAATCGAGGTGGGAGAATGGGTGATCGCAGTGGGGAATCCTTTCGGGTTTGACCGTACAGTCTCCTTCGGTATAGTCAGTGGAAAGGGAAGGGTGATACCTTTTCTGCCAGAGGAATCCAGGTTGATAAGCGATTTTATCCAGACTGATGCAGCCGTTGACCCCGGTTCCTCCGGGGGTCCCCTGGTGAATTTGAAAGGGGAAGTTATAGGGATAAACTCAATCGGATTAGGGCGAGGCCAGGGATTTACCATCCCGATCAACACTGCCCTGGAGATCAAAGATAAATTATTATCCTCAGGCATAATCGAAAGAGGCTGGCTCGGGTTATCGATTCAACCTTTAAACCGAGAGCTTGCCCAATACTTTGGAGATGAGAGCTTGAAGGGGATACTGGTTAGTGATGTCGAGCCGAATTCTCCGGCGCAAGAAGCTGGTTTTTTACCTGGAGACATAATTCTGGAATATCAAGGGGAAAAGGTTTCTGCGGAAAAAGAAGAGGATTTAAACAGGTTCTCTCTTCTGGTGAGCGAAAGCCCGGTCGGGCAAAACGTCTCTTTGAGAATTAAGCGAAAAGAAGAGCTCCTTGACCTCAGGGCTAAAATAGCGCTTCAACCTAAGGTTAAGCCTGAAGAGTATGAGACCGACTTAGGTTTTACAGTCAAAGAGATAACTGATGGGATATATCGGGATTATATGCTGGAAGACAAGGAAGGGGTTTTGGTTTCTTTTGTGGAGGTGGGAAGTCCGGCCAGCCAGGGAGAGCTTTCAGAAGGAGATGTGATCAAAAAAGTTGAGGATATGAAGATTTCGACTCTGGATGATTTCAAAAAATCCCTGGAAAAAGTAAAGGGACAAAAACAGATTCTGCTTGCCATTAAAAGAGGAAAAAATCAGAGATTTATCCTCATTCAACCCGGGTCAAAAAAAGAATAA